DNA from Serinus canaria isolate serCan28SL12 chromosome 13, serCan2020, whole genome shotgun sequence:
GCCCGTTGCAGTTTGCTCTGAAAGGAACCCTCACCCGGACTGTTTGGAAGGGATCATTTCCATAAGCAATTGTACCCCAGTTTTATCTGAAGCCATTTTTGTACAGCCAATGTGCTGGAACAATGGAATAAAAAGGCCAGCACAGCATCAGTAAAAGTAGAAAGGCAAAAggtaatcagaaaaaaaccaaaaaaggcaAATAAGTTAATCCAGGCTTTACAAATAtgtcaagggtttttttctaagttTCCATCTGTCATCAAGACAAGAAAGAAACATTCTctggtgaaataaaaatgagcaaaggaagaaaacaacatGTGTGTTAAAGCCATTTTTCCAAAGCCTCAATGGCATTTCTCTGCCACAGCACTCCACATCTCTCCGTAGGCTCGAGCCAGCGAGCGGATGCTGGGTTACTTCACTCTCATAGCATGAACTCGTACTCCTTGCTATTCTCAATCTGTCACATTCAACAATCACATGTGAAAATGACTCAGGCTGCCAGTTGTCTCCGTGTTGTGCTCGTTGAGCATTTGCCAGTTCCTCAGGAGTAGGCTTGATATTGAAAGCCACACTTTGGGAAACGAGATTcagcctgagcctgctgcaTTAGGCTCAAACATTTGCGGTTTTTTTGTCTGAcaaatttttgtccttttttaatCTTGCAGACCAACAGTTCTGGACACAGAGGAAACAACAGCAGGTCAGATCAGTGGCTTGTTCAACTTGCCATTTTGTCCCTCCTTGGGGCATTTATTCAAAGTGCCTAATATTTTGGAAGGAACGGGAAAGCCCTTAATGTACCGCACCAATCATCAGCTTTAAGGGAcaaattttcttcctgtcaCCTGCAGTCATCACCTGGGAAGCAGGCAGtgattttcatcctttttttgaGCAGAAGCTGTTCTGTGGTGCAGCCTTTAAGCCAGCATGGCTGCAGACACTGACTCACCCCCCATCCTATGTTCTCTCAGCTCAGTGAGGTCTCCCAGTGCTTGGAAACAAAACTCTTCCAGTTTCATCACCTCAGCCCCAATTCCTGCCTTCAAAGCCTACTCCAACACATCCCAAAGCAATGGATCTGGCCCTACAGGTGGGGAGCAACCTAATGTGCAGCTCCAAGAGAGGCTGAAAAGTTttcataattaattattttggctgtgctggtgtttgaCCCTGTACTATGTTGTCCCCTCTCTCTGCATAGCTGATGTTctaaggaaagtattttttcaatTCAGATAATGTACAAATAACCACACTTAACTACCAGCTAAATTTATTTGgtcattttgtaattttttttgcaaccaccaatgaaaaaaccccaagaataGTAGGCCTATAATAGCCTCAAGATTAAAGGGTACTTTATAAATTCTCTGGAGTGTCTTTTCCCAACCAGAGACCACCCTTAGCCAAAATTCTTcagataaataataataatctatACAAAACATTCAGTAATGAGGATATTCAACATGTTTGAAATGTGAAACACATTGCATAAAGAAGACTATGTCTAATTTAATTGGAAATTTTATGAAGTTGCTCACTGTTAAATAAGCAAAACTTGGGCCTAAGACTTGACAcagtaaataataatattaagaGATTGATTCCAAAATCCTCATGCAACCATTTTATTGTTATTCCTAGTAATTAATCCGATTTGCTAATTTAGAAAAGATAAACAATAAATCACTCATTCTGTCCCTCAAATATAAAAAGTAAGATCATGGGGGTAATAAACAAAGTTTGCTACATTTCCTAATAATGTTATAAATGGGCTTTTTCTCCAGCATCCCCCAGTTACACAGCTAGCTGTCTGAAAGCATACGGTTTGTGTAAAGCCTGTGTGTACCATATGCACGTATCACTTCACTTGCCACTGAAACAGTTGTGTCATGGGTGGAATGTGGCAACTCTACCCACACACAGTAATGTGATACAACAGATGAAGATAGTGGAAAGCCGTGAAACTGTATGGAGAAATTTAAGTAGATTGAGTCCATCTCTACTTCAATGGGAATTAGATCAGGCCCCAAATGAGAATTTATGCATGACAGCTGGATTAACATATATATTTCCTGAAAGACAGTACCTTTATAAACTGAAGAGTTCCATAGCGTCACACTGGAGCATtagttcattttttattaagaGAGAAACCATCATTTTGTAATTCACAGTAATTTCCTCCAGGACATAGGTCTCCTTAGTTATCTCTTTTGATTCCTGATCCTACTTAATTTGCAAGGGATGagactgcagcagggacagcttaGTGTATATTTGAGTTATAGTCCTCATATATTCTGGTTCATAAGCAGGAAGAAGTGCAAGCACGAGAGACccaattaaattaaaagttcAGCACTCTTCCATTTCAGCCAACGCTCAGGTGACAAATGATTACAgtattactgcattttcttACACGAGGAAAACTGCCcaccctcttttttttaaaaaagccccaTGCCCAGTGGGcagtgccctgcctgcctgaCCCATGGTGTGAAATCCTGGCACTGAGGAAAGCTGGAGCTTCCCACCCGTCGCATGAAGCTCCATCAGCcatgcagtgccacagcaggggGAAGCTTCACAATGCAGGAGCACAGATGGGATCAGCTTGCAAGTAAATATGTTTCTGTTGTTAGAGAAAAGCATAGAAAGAGACGAtgaataaagatgaaaaagaagatgctgacagaggaagaggaaaaagcgGCCAAAATGGGCACAAAGGGAAGAGGATATGGTAGAAAACACCAAAGATCTGTGTGGGTAGTTTGAACACTGGCTTTCCTTCCATTCAAGAGAATCCTTCCATCTTTCACCAATAATGCCATTATTTGGCATTTAACCTCTCTGTTGTGATTCCATAACTGGGCATTCAGGTATTTCATAGCAATTTGCTCTATTCACTCACATCCATAAAAGCTTTTGCCATGAAAGGCAAAGCCTTGTGCTCTTTTTGCAGAGCTTTGAATGCAACCAGAAGCTCTGCCCATGTAATGCATGCAGGCAGGAAATACCATtagcattttctttcatattatTAACTTAGTTCTAATATGAAAAGATGGATATCTTCTTGGAGAAAGATGACAAGAGTTGGAGAGGAGATTCTAAGAACAAAAACATGCAAGAATCAGCCTGTGTCTAAAAAATGACAGTGAGGTAAACAACATCATGGTTCATAAATCCAGCTTCTTAACAGccttcagattttaatatttgattaGGACCAGTAAGAATTATGGCATTCTTAGATCTGTTACTTCACTGCTACAGTATAGCACAAATGTACACACTAGGAAGTATTAATGACTCAATGCTCCACAGACCTGCATGCTTGGGATAAAGAACAAGATCCAATGCACATTTTAAACTGCTGCAACCCTGACAGTTTATCAAATATCTAAATAATTGTAATAGCCATCTAAACATAGTACACAAGCATCTCAGGTGGTGGCAGAGTTATATGGTAGTACCCATAACAGGCAAAAAAGGAGTTTGAAAGTCTTCTCTCATTGTGAAAATCTTCCTACTAAAATGCAGATATTTCTAGAAAGAAAGCTTTTGATCATATTCAGTTTCTTTCAAAGTACTTATTCCACTTTTGTCTAACACTGCATATTAAAGTAATTCTAAGGCTGCAAAGCCCTCACCTACAAATTGTGCCATCCCAGGATTAAAATTCCTGAATTCATCTCTGTTGTGGATATGCATAAGGGGAGATTTCAATTACCTTTTTACATACAGGTCTTCTGGAAACCACTGAACTCCATTCcatgcagagaaaagcaggaatattAATTGGCTCAATGCTTTTTGTATGGAGCTTTCACTGTAGTTTTAATGCTCAATAAACATCAAAGATTTATCTTTACTATCCAGCTGTGAAAGAAGATGCTCTTACATTCACTCGGTAGATGGAGAACAGGCCATAAAACTTAAGGCTGaaatcattaaaaatgcaatgaTTTCAGAAGCACAATATGAGTGTTCCAAGTCCTCATTTTTCAGACTACCTGTCATTTTAGGCATATGCCATGTTCAGAGCAGCTATCCCACTGATCTCAGCCATGGAAGCCATCCTGCAGTTCAGATCCCTGTATCTATACCCACACAGACTGGAAATGCTGACCATAATGAGGCTCTGCCCTCCTATTTGGGatccctctccatctcccacttactccttctttccttctcattATCTCCCCTGCTTTACCATAACTGTGCTCTCCTCTTCAATTCCTTTCCTGCCTCCAGTTACGTTGCTTTTGTCACATTTCCTGGGCACAGAAAGTGAGGGGGTGGGTAGGATTGAACCTTTCCTTGGTCACCACTTCTGTAACCCCAAACACAAGAGATCCCACAAGCCACAACCCCACTGTGCCTGCTCTCTCTCGGGTTGGGGTGATGTGTGAGCCGTGCAGGATGAAGGTCATCCTCTACTGCAAAGAACTTATAAGACAAACAAGCCTCTACTGTGCAATTGTATATAGATATTTCAAGAGTATATCTTTACCAAATTTAGCAatttaaataaagcagaaaagtaCCATTGCTCTGCCACAAAGACAACTCTCTACCGCAAGTTTCACATCCCTCTGTCAGTGCACAGAGGAACCAGGACCTTGAACCAGCTGTAAGTGTTGGTCAAATGGACCCAGTGGcctccctgagccctcccaggcacactcccagctccacctgGACGTGTGCATTCAGAGAGGAGATGATGGGGGGGTAcggagatttttttaaaccactcACAGCAAATACTTTTATCTCCAAGTGTAAGCTGAGAAACGTTGTAGGACATTCACCTGCATAGTGTGGGACATGCAATTGTGTGGTACAGGAGATTTGGCCCAGCTGAAGGCTTCTTCCACAGcacaaaaaggcatttttggtTTAGAGTTAATGAATGAAAACTTACACTCAGAGTACAGTACATGTAATGCTGTGTTTTAAACAGCAGCCAATTTCTGCTTGAGCTGGTTGTCTTTCGCAGCACTACTGTCCCAAACTCAGGACAACAGCACTCAGTGTGACTTGGCAGCTCCTGAGATGTATGGAACTGTCATGGGCAGGTAAAAGATTAATGGGAAGGGCTCTCTCTTGATTGATGAATCTGTGACCTTGAGCAACCAGAGCACTTGCACCAAGTATATCTGCCATGTGAGACAGACAAAATGAAAGAGGCTCATGTTACACTCTCAGATCTCATTAAGCACCCAGACCAGAAACACCGATACTGGCACTGGccatctgctctgctgtttgccTGGTTACAGGTCTGATAACACTTTCAGGGAGCAAAAGTTAATCAGACGTACAGATGAGCAATAGCACTGCTGCACAGGAAATTCAGTGGAACATAACagtttctaaaaaaaccccacatacCTGTTTTTACTTCATTCTGCTCTTTCAAACCACACAAGCtggcagttaaaaaaaaagttgacaTAAAAGGCTGTAATTTTAGGCTCTCCAAACATTGCTGGTTTTTTATAAATAACCTGTAAAATCATAATAAGGTTCACTAACTTTAAATCTGCCAAACTGCTGTGATCTCCTGTTAATCTATAcaggattattttaaattattttctataatGTTCTCATTTGCTTATCTCAGTTATTTGAGAATTACAGTATTTTCTGCCATTGGTTCTCCACTTGCAGTGTTGCAGGCCTTTGTCACTAGACCTTTCCATGTTTAATGTACTATTACCCCAGCATCCATCCCTGAGGAATGAAGGTTCCCTGCAAGCACTTTTCGAGAGACTTATGATCAactgaattttctttgctgagcagcaATTCCTGGAAAATCCTGCAATGTATTCAAAGACTTTCCTACTGCTTTTGGAGAATTAGCTCTGGGCAAAATGATATAGTCTATTGAGGCCATATCTGACCCAGAAAGTATTAACTGAAGAATGTGCAGGACAGCTGcttatcagaaagaaaagacatgCAGTGCAGAGCTACTCGAGTCAGTTGTGAATGACTGTCAGCTCTCCAGAGGCAGCCAGCACGGGGAAGCAGATACAGCATTCTGCCGGAGCCCGTGCGCATCCGTAATGGAGCAGGCTCGGATATCTTAGCACAGGACTGCACCATGCGGAGAGGAGATAGTTTATCATCCAAGAGCATTTCAGATATATGATATGATAAGGCTAACAGAAATCTGAAGTATAGCAGGATTATTTCCAACCGAGTGTCAGCCTCTCCATGGAAGAGGTTCTGTGAGCAGGTTTGGTCAGCAGCATGCCAGGGTCATGTTTCCCAAAGCACTGGACTCCATGGATGGGGATGGTGCTCCTCAGAAGCTGGACCTGGTACCCTCCTCTTTCACACCGAGTTAAAAGAGAATGCCTCGCTGCACAACAGTGTGAGTGACATTTATTTCCAGCTACATATCCACTTATACCTAAATGGAGGCCTCAATTCCTATTCAGCTTTCCCAGATCATAAACACAGTTCTGGGACAGTTCTGGGTATCTGGGACAATGTCTTTGTCTTCACTATTCCTTTGGATGAAGTGGTGTGTACCAAGTGATCATTTGCCACAGCATCATCAATTATTCAGCATTTTAACTCTCTGAAAAACTGTCGAAATCCTTAATTTGGAAGTAATTATTTAGGCATTTTGCTAGTATTACACCATGGATGGCACTTCCCCACCATAATTTCACTTGGCATCTCTCATCATAAAGTCTTGTTGTGCAGGGACAGTAATAATAACACTTAATGAGAACgtactttatttttctaaatatcttGGTTTCCATCCAATAATCCGTTCATGGAGAAAATTACGTGAGCCACAACATGAGTTTCAAAAAGGTGTTGCTGGCGACTCTGGGGGACATTTCACAGTAAACATTGTTCCTGAGTGTGTCCCAGTGAAGGATCCAAGGCACTGGCTTCccattaaaaacacaaacataGAAGACATGTTGTCTTTCCTAAAAAGCGTCTGGCCTATCACCCGCACCGTGTCTGAGCTCATCCACTTCAAGGCTGAGTTCCCCACTTGGGCTTCTGCAGAAGAATTTAAAAGTTCTTTTCCAAACAAGTGACTATTCCCATTCGCCTTCCTCGGGCGCCTGCTGGGAGCCCACTCCCTGCCATGCACCACTGGCACAGAGCCTCACTCCGCAGCCCACTCGTTACTTTCACCCACTTTTCCTGCGGCCGTACCCCCAAACGCGCTCCAAACTCCTCCCTCCGCATCCCCCCGCGGCCCCCCCGGCCCtgccgccccctccccggccTCCCTCCGCGGCCGCGGAGCGTGCGCGCAGTGCGGGCGGCCTGGGCAGGTGGGGCGGAGAGCGGAgcggagaggaggaggaggagaggaaggaggaggaggaggcggaggaggGGGGCCGGCCcgcccgcagccgccgccgccgccagcgcCGCCATGATGCTTGTTTGCTTTCAATGAGTGTGAGGAGGAGGCGGGGGGGAGCCGCTCTCCCGTCCGGCCCGCGGCAGGAAACAAAGAGCCAGGCAGGCGGCGGAGCGAGGGCGGCGGGGGGACGgggatgctgcagccacaggtaggggcggccccggcgcccGGCCCGGAGCGGGGGGCTCTGcccggggggtgggggggcagCGCTGCGGGAGGAGTGCGCTGAGGGGGGGCTCCGGCGGTACCGCGGCGAGGGGGGACCCCCGGGCTCGGCGTGGAGAAGCCCCCGCGCCGCGTCATGTAGGGGTGTCAGGGGGGCCCGAGGCCGCTCTGGACGTGGCGGGggtcggggggggggggcgtgCTGGGCCTGGGCAGTCGCTGCTGCGAGGACGCCCGGAGGAGGCTCCGCGgccggggaggcggcggggaaCGGCGGCTTTCGAagcgggggcggcggggagggggctccGCACCCCCGGGCCGAGCCCCGCGAGCGCCCACCGGCGAGcgggaggcagggaaggagactGGGAGagagccgggccgggcggcgccGCGCAGGAGCCCGGCTGTGTTTGCATCGGAGAGGCAATTAAGGGAAATTAGTATAATGGCATCTGGAAGCCtgaagttgtttttttgtttttgttgttgttgttattattattgctgctggtaggttttgttgtttttgttgggcttttttttcccctcaccgTGCAATtgagtttaaaataatttaacaaaagGCCGAGGGAAATGACATCAATCGGGGGAACTGCCCGTCCACCCTCACGCACGGCGCCCCGCGCCGCTGCCTCCCCGGAGGCCGATCCGCCTGGCTGGGCGCGCACCGAGGGGCGGCAGCGCTGCCTGTCAGCGGAGAGCTTCGCCTGCTCCGGAAGGAGCCGCGGCAGCCGCCCGCCCTCCgtccctccccgccccgccggcagCGGGAGCCGCGGCCGCGCTGGCGCCGGGGCCGGAGCGCCGCTCGCTCGTTCCGGCGGAgggagcggcggggcgggcgggggcccTGAGTGGCAGCGGCGGCGGCCAATGAGGGGCCGCGGGGATCACGAGTGACAGCGGCGGCGGCCAATGGGGAGGCGCGGGGGGCGGGCGCGCGCGGCCGCGGGACAGGCGCATGCAGGGATAAACAGAGGGAATTGGGGCGGGGTGCGGTGGCGCCGGGGCTGGGATCGGGATCGCGGCGGCCTGACTGTCCGTCCGTAATCGGCCGGGGCCCGAGCGGGGTCATTGCCTCGGCTGGGGCACGGGGAAtgagctcctgggctgctcgCCGAACCACATCGTGCGGGGGAGCGGGCGGTGGGCAGTTTCCGCACCCCCCGGTCCGTCTTGGGGCTCGCCGGacagcttttcctcctccagaaTTTTATGGAGAGCCATAAGCCT
Protein-coding regions in this window:
- the LOC127060135 gene encoding uncharacterized protein LOC127060135, which encodes MTPLGPRPITDGQSGRRDPDPSPGATAPRPNSLCLSLHAPVPRPRAPAPRASPLAAAAVTRDPRGPSLAAAAATQGPRPPRRSLRRNERAALRPRRQRGRGSRCRRGGEGRRAGGCRGSFRSRRSSPLTGSAAAPRCAPSQADRPPGRQRRGAPRAPARRRPARLSPSLLPCLPLAGGRSRGSARGCGAPSPPPPLRKPPFPAASPAAEPPPGVLAAATAQAQHAPPPRPPPRPERPRAPLTPLHDAARGLLHAEPGGPPSPRYRRSPPSAHSSRSAAPPPPGQSPPLRAGRRGRPYLWLQHPRPPAALAPPPAWLFVSCRGPDGRAAPPRLLLTLIESKQASWRRWRRRRLRAGRPPSSASSSSFLSSSSSPLRSPPHLPRPPALRARSAAAEGGRGGGGRAGGAAGGCGGRSLERVWGYGRRKSG